The Daucus carota subsp. sativus chromosome 2, DH1 v3.0, whole genome shotgun sequence genome includes a window with the following:
- the LOC108207655 gene encoding anther-specific protein BCP1 encodes MASRKILVLALACFAIISMASAAQPAAPAEAPSDDIGTTDGNDDAAPVGAPVPDGAFSQSSGESPSGSADSGAASGLQLSTTAAFLASAACAAAFF; translated from the coding sequence atggcTTCCCGTAAAATCTTGGTTCTCGCGCTTGCATGCTTCGCCATTATTAGCATGGCATCGGCGGCGCAACCGGCTGCACCGGCGGAGGCACCTTCTGACGATATTGGAACGACAGATGGAAATGACGATGCAGCCCCAGTAGGCGCACCGGTTCCAGATGGGGCTTTCTCCCAAAGCTCTGGCGAATCTCCATCGGGTTCAGCTGATTCCGGCGCTGCTTCCGGTCTTCAACTATCCACCACGGCTGCTTTTCTTGCTTCGGCTGCATGTGCCGCCGCCTTCTTTTAA
- the LOC108207656 gene encoding uncharacterized protein LOC108207656, with translation MDPMAGEKLNYDQEEESQYKQQGGGAISAPAEDEFTGDDVDEYDELYGDLNINEGFLQPQPSEVPGPNGAVNVAQNGESRLFVGELHWWTTDAEIESVLSQYGRVKELKFYDEKHSGKSRGYCLVEFYDSASAAVCKEGMDGYHFNGRACTVVFASPQNERQMAQSHSHSQSQSQPQGRRSLNDNAVIITCGTPDPTGDFGRGFGRGGLPRGRQGGGHRRFGPNWGIGASMRPNMPSARGFGADANSGGFMNPHCMMGAGFDPTLGRGLPRPTFPGMIPPFRNVTALEMSGAFRPVNPAFFGGGMAAYGMGMMGFRNVGMAGPSSGMWNYANMGGGRVLQQLSESTSESSSGSEANTGGGSPEQRSQRTSESNVDNEANMGGGRPEEQAQRTRDSSLVSEANTGGGRLERRGPRTRDSSLEYREHRYRDRGQYSEDRYRERRQYREERDDYDHHRAYRDDHYDRGQTSARSKGKAPVVEEDHGSSRWRDAYHGKRRRWD, from the coding sequence ATGGACCCCATGGCTGGAGAGAAATTAAACTATGATCAAGAGGAAGAATCCCAATACAAACAACAAGGAGGTGGTGCAATTTCTGCACCTGCAGAGGATGAATTCACTGGTGATGATGTTGATGAGTATGATGAGCTCTACGGTGATCTTAATATTAATGAGGGTTTTCTTCAACCTCAGCCTTCTGAGGTGCCTGGTCCAAATGGGGCCGTGAATGTGGCTCAGAATGGTGAGAGCAGGCTCTTCGTGGGAGAGCTACACTGGTGGACTACTGATGCCGAAATTGAGAGTGTTTTATCTCAATATGGGAGGGTCAAGGAGTTGAAGTTTTATGATGAGAAACATAGTGGGAAATCCAGAGGGTATTGTCTGGTTGAGTtttatgactcagcttctgctGCGGTTTGCAAAGAAGGAATGGACGGTTACCATTTTAATGGGAGAGCTTGTACTGTGGTATTTGCTTCTCCACAGAATGAAAGGCAGATGGCACAATCTCACTCTCACTCTCAATCTCAATCTCAGCCGCAGGGAAGGAGGTCTCTGAATGACAATGCAGTCATCATTACCTGCGGAACACCTGATCCTACTGGAGATTTTGGAAGAGGTTTTGGAAGAGGTGGGTTGCCGAGAGGACGACAAGGAGGTGGACATCGGAGATTCGGGCCTAACTGGGGCATAGGTGCCTCTATGAGACCCAACATGCCAAGTGCACGAGGCTTTGGAGCTGATGCAAATTCTGGAGGTTTCATGAATCCACATTGTATGATGGGTGCTGGATTTGATCCAACACTGGGTCGAGGTCTTCCACGTCCGACTTTTCCGGGGATGATACCTCCTTTCCGGAACGTGACTGCTCTGGAAATGTCTGGTGCATTTCGTCCTGTGAATCCGGCTTTCTTTGGCGGGGGAATGGCTGCTTATGGAATGGGGATGATGGGATTTAGAAATGTCGGCATGGCTGGACCTTCTTCAGGAATGTGGAATTACGCAAACATGGGTGGAGGGAGAGTACTGCAACAACTCAGCGAAAGCACAAGTGAGTCGAGTTCGGGTAGTGAAGCCAACACGGGTGGAGGGAGCCCGGAACAACGCAGCCAAAGGACTAGTGAGTCGAATGTTGATAATGAAGCAAACATGGGCGGAGGGAGACCGGAGGAACAAGCTCAAAGGACAAGAGATTCGAGTTTGGTTAGTGAAGCCAACACGGGTGGAGGGAGACTGGAGCGACGCGGCCCAAGGACAAGAGACTCGAGTTTGGAGTACAGGGAGCACCGGTACAGGGACCGCGGACAGTACAGCGAGGACAGGTACAGGGAGCGCCGCCAGTACAGGGAGGAAAGAGATGATTATGACCATCACCGGGCTTACAGGGATGATCATTATGATCGAGGACAAACTTCTGCACGATCTAAGGGCAAAGCGCCTGTTGTAGAGGAGGATCACGGATCATCTCGTTGGAGGGATGCTTACCATGGCAAAAGGAGACGTTGGGACTGA
- the LOC108207657 gene encoding uncharacterized protein LOC108207657, whose translation MDPMPGEKSNYDQEEESQYKQQGGGAISAPAEDALIGDDDDEYDELYGDLNIKEGFLQPQPSEAPGPNGAVNVAQNGESRLFVGELHWWTTDAEVQSVLSEYGRVKEFKFYDEKRSGRSKGYCEVEFYDSASAAACKEGMHGYNFNGRACTVEFASPQTERQMADAYRNTSQVRPQSQSQPQGRRSLNDNAVIITCRTNDPTGDFGRGRGLPRGSQGGGNWRHGPNWGIGTSTRPNMPNARGSVAGASSGGFMNPHPMMGAGFDSSYMGRGLPRPTFPGIIPPFNVNALDISGAFRPVNPGFFGGGMAAYGMGMMRFGNVSMAGPSSGMWNYANMGGGRVLQQQLSQSTSDESSSASEANAGGGSPEQHSQRTSESNIDTEVNTGGGRPEQRGPRTTRESSFGSEANTGGGRLDPRGQMTRDSSFEYRELRYRDRRQYREERDYYDNHRAYRDDHYDRGQTSARSKGKSRVMEEDHGSRPGDSYHGKRRRRTDDDAF comes from the coding sequence ATGGACCCCATGCCtggagagaaatcaaactatgATCAAGAGGAAGAATCCCAATACAAACAACAAGGAGGTGGTGCAATTTCTGCACCTGCAGAGGATGCATTGattggtgatgatgatgatgagtatGATGAACTCTACGGTGATCTTAATATTAAAGAGGGTTTTCTTCAGCCTCAGCCTTCTGAGGCGCCTGGTCCAAATGGGGCCGTGAATGTGGCTCAGAATGGTGAGAGCAGGCTCTTCGTGGGAGAGCTACACTGGTGGACTACTGATGCGGAAGTTCAGAGTGTTCTATCTGAATATGGGAGGGTGAAGGAGTTTAAGTTTTATGATGAAAAACGTAGTGGAAGATCTAAGGGGTATTGTGAGGTTGAGTTTTATGACTCGGCTTCTGCTGCTGCTTGCAAAGAAGGAATGCATGGTTACAATTTTAACGGGAGAGCTTGTACAGTGGAATTTGCTTCTCCACAGACTGAAAGGCAGATGGCTGATGCTTATAGGAACACATCCCAAGTACGACCTCAATCTCAATCTCAGCCGCAAGGAAGGAGGTCTTTGAATGACAATGCAGTAATAATTACTTGCCGTACAAATGATCCTACCGGAGATTTTGGAAGAGGCCGTGGGTTGCCGAGAGGATCACAAGGAGGTGGAAATTGGAGACACGGGCCTAACTGGGGCATAGGTACCTCTACGAGGCCAAACATGCCAAATGCTCGGGGGTCTGTAGCTGGTGCAAGTTCTGGAGGTTTCATGAATCCACATCCTATGATGGGTGCTGGATTCGATTCAAGCTATATGGGTCGAGGTCTTCCACGTCCGACTTTTCCAGGGATAATACCTCCTTTCAATGTGAATGCTCTGGACATTTCTGGTGCATTTCGTCCTGTGAATCCTGGTTTCTTTGGCGGGGGAATGGCTGCTTATGGAATGGGGATGATGAGATTCGGAAATGTCAGCATGGCTGGACCTTCTTCAGGAATGTGGAATTATGCAAACATGGGTGGAGGGAGAGTACTGCAGCAGCAACTCAGCCAAAGCACAAGTGATGAGTCGAGTTCTGCTAGTGAAGCAAACGCGGGGGGAGGGAGCCCGGAACAACACAGCCAAAGGACAAGTGAGTCGAATATTGATACTGAAGTAAACACTGGTGGAGGGAGACCGGAGCAACGCGGCCCAAGGACGACAAGAGAGTCGAGTTTTGGTAGTGAAGCAAACACGGGTGGAGGGAGACTGGATCCACGCGGCCAAATGACAAGAGACTCGAGTTTTGAGTACAGAGAGCTCCGGTACAGGGACCGCCGCCAGTACAGGGAGGAAAGAGATTATTATGACAACCACCGGGCTTACAGGGATGATCATTATGATCGAGGACAAACTTCTGCCAGATCTAAGGGCAAATCACGTGTTATGGAGGAGGATCACGGATCTCGTCCAGGGGATTCTTACCATGGCAAAAGGAGACGTCGgactgatgatgatgcattcTGA
- the LOC108210198 gene encoding actin-related protein 3 has protein sequence MDPAISRPAIVIDNGTGYTKMGFAGNVEPCFIQPTVVAVNESFVNQPRSNVKNNNWLAQHSAGVMADLDFFIGDEAVSKARSSNTYNLSFPIKHGQVDNWDAMERFWQQCIFNYLRCDPEDHYFLLTESPLTAPESREYTGEIMFETFNVPGLYIAVQPVLALAAGYTTSKCEMTGVVVDIGDGATHVVPVADGYVIGSSIRSIPLAGKDVTLFIQQLMRERGEHIPPEDSLEVARKIKESYCYTCSDIVKEYNKHDKEPAKYIKQWKGIKPKTGASYTCDVGYERFLGPEVFFSPEIYSSELTSSLPEVIDKCIQSAPIDTRRALYKNIVLSGGSTMFKDFHRRLQRDVKKIVDARVLASDGRVSDEIKAKPVEVNVVSHPIQRYAVWFGGSVLASTPEFFPACHTKAEYEEYGASICRTNPVFKGMY, from the exons ATGGACCCTGCCATCTCTCGACCCGCTATTGTTATTGATAATGGCACTGG GTACACGAAAATGGGGTTTGCTGGGAATGTTGAGCCGTGTTTTATTCAACCCACAGTTGTGGCTGTTAATGAATCTTTCGTGAACCAGCCGAGAAGTAATGTTAAGAACAATAATTGGTTAGCGCAGCATAGTGCGGGGGTGATGGCTGATCTTGATTTCTTTATTGGTGATGAAGCGGTTTCGAAGGCGAGATCTAGTAATACTTATAATCTTAGCTTTCCTATTAAGCATGGTCAGGTCGATAATTGGGATGCAATGGAAAGGTTTTGGCAGCAgtgtatttttaattatttgcggTGTGATCCCGAGGATCATTATTTTCTTTTGACGGAAAGTCCGCTGACTGCACCCGAGAGTCGGGAGTATACTGGCGAAATTATGTTTGAGACGTTTAATGTTCCTGGACTTTATATAGCAGTGCAGCCGGTGCTTGCTTTAGCAGCAGGGTATACTACCTCTAAG TGTGAGATGACAGGAGTTGTAGTAGATATAGGTGATGGGGCTACCCATGTTGTACCCGTTGCAGATGGTTATGTTATTGGCAGTAGCATTAGGTCAATTCCTCTTGCTGGGAAGGATGTGACTCTATTCATCCAGCAACTAATGCGG GAAAGAGGAGAGCACATTCCTCCTGAAGATTCACTTGAAGTTGCTCGAAAAATCAAGGAATCTTATTGCTACACTTGTTCTGATATTGTCAAG GAATACAATAAGCATGACAAGGAACCAGCAAAGTACATTAAGCAATGGAAAGGCATCAAACCTAAGACTGGAGCATCTTACACTTGTGACGTTGGATATGAACGATTTCTTGGTCCTGAG GTTTTCTTCAGCCCGGAGATATACAGCAGTGAGCTCACAAGCTCTCTACCTGAAGTAATTGATAAGTGTATTCAGTCTGCACCAATTGATACAAGAAGAGCATTGTATAAG AATATAGTGCTTTCTGGAGGATCAACCATGTTTAAGGATTTCCACAGAAGATTACAGCGTGATGTAAAGAAGATTGTCGATGCTCGGGTCCTTGCATCTGATGGTCGAGTCAGTGATGAAATCAAA GCAAAACCAGTGGAAGTCAATGTAGTTAGTCACCCTATTCAAAGGTATGCAGTTTGGTTTGGAGGCTCTGTACTTGCGTCGACACCTGAATTTTTTCCG GCTTGTCATACAAAAGCAGAATACGAGGAATATGGAGCAAGCATATGTCGAACTAATCCTGTTTTTAAGGGAATGTATTGA
- the LOC108209784 gene encoding uncharacterized protein LOC108209784: MSASKRYSMPEITPESLAASGRSSEKLSLPVLQSKMKCDPEGYETELSLLYSQFKSSLELFRQQAALNFTSISGIGGDPTVAKDLGDRAMFLAHVTPFYPRQLVEFPKELANFLRSAARTLPSFLRCQMTQALILLINRQTVEIGEILALFMELQTLGDRNLQKLAFSHVIHTIRRMNQKHKNEARNRSLQNILFPMLQEEDEAKAKRALVTLCDLHRRKVWFDDRTANAICSACFHTSPKIMIAALSFLLNYENIEDDDSDDSSSEDESTPQHQIVLSKEAVYKANNTGTTSSKKKKKAKLQRVIRSMKKQQRQSSEKTTSLSSYSPLNHLNDAQGFVEKMYSRLQTADKFEVRMMMVKVIARTIGLHRLILLNFYPYIQKYVQPHQRDVTTLLAAAVQACHDMVPPDAVEPLFRQIVNQFVHDRSRTEAISVGLNVVREICLRIPLLMTEDLLQDLVLYKKSNEKSVSSAARSLISLFRQVCPSLLIKKDRGRPINPKARPKAFGEVNVSSNVSGVELLQQDDEENEDDNGSDDDNEIEFGSSDNDSEDGTEIGTAYSGSEDSENQCGSSSESEDDLDLNSESMDNMQEENESSGDEDATDLSDDETDVCTEVNSDYEGNLEDSEHSQKASGKSVMDSDGVKRSKAKKRKFSDFDEELNAASKSLRALKKLAGEKEEPASVDLDDCILSNEDFKRIRELKAMKEAKIAMTQHGMLRKGVDGKSAPFKIPTSEQLSSKRVDAAKLEANIRKKLTKDERLAMVKAGREEREKYQSRAATKQKKTGGTSNKQKQHKKAMPIAAKRAKIAKSRQEKKNKQKHASKQFRGRKAWK, encoded by the exons ATGTCGGCCTCAAAGCGATACAGCATGCCGGAAATTACGCCGGAATCACTCGCCGCCTCCGGCAGAAGCTCGGAAAAGCTCAGCCTTCCGGTActccaatcgaaaatgaagtgCGATCCGGAAGGCTACGAAACAGAGCTATCTTTACTCTACAGTCAATTCAAGTCATCTCTCGAATTGTTCCGGCAACAAGCGGCGCTCAATTTCACTTCGATAAGTGGTATCGGCGGCGATCCTACTGTTGCTAAAGACCTCGGGGATAGAGCTATGTTTTTGGCTCATGTTACTCCTTTTTACCCCAGGCAGCTCGTTGAGTTTCCGAAAGAGCTTGCGAATTTTCTTCGGTCCGCTGCGAGAACATTGCCTAGCTTTCTTAGGTGTCAAATGACGCAGGCGTTAATACTTCTTATTAATCGGCAG ACAGTTGAGATTGGtgagatccttgcgctatttatggaacttcagaCCTTGGGTGACAGGAATTTGCAGAAGTTAGCTTTCTCGCATGTTATTCATACTATCAGGCGTATGAATCAGAAGCACAAGAACGAAGCCAGAAACCGGTCACTTCAAAACATATTATTTCCTATGCTACAG GAGGAGGATGAGGCAAAAGCAAAAAGAGCACTTGTGACATTATGTGATCTTCACCGGCGAAAGGTGTGGTTCGATGATAGGACAGCCAACGCTATATGCTCAGCCTGCTTTCATACATCACCAAA AATCATGATTGCTGCTTTGTCATTTCTACTCAACTACGAGAATATTGAGGACGATGATAGTGACGATTCAAGCAGTGAAGATGAATCTACACCACAACATCAAATTGTCCTCAGCAAAGAAGCCGTGTATAAG gCAAATAATACGGGAACAACttcaagcaaaaagaaaaagaaagcaaaattGCAGCGTGTCATTCGTAGCATGAAAAAGCAGCAGCGCCAGTCTTCAGAAAAGACTACAAGCTTAAGTTCATATTCACCTCTTAACCATTTAAATGATGCTCAG GGATTTGTTGAAAAGATGTATTCTCGTCTCCAAACTGCTGACAAATTTGAG GTTAGGATGATGATGGTGAAAGTTATCGCTCGAACTATTGGCCTGCACCGCCTAATTTTATTGAACTTCTATCCATATATTCAGAAATATGTTCAG CCTCATCAGCGAGATGTTACAACCTTACTTGCAGCAGCAGTTCAGGCCTGTCATGATATGGTAC CACCTGATGCAGTTGAACCACTGTTCAGACAAATTGTAAATCAGTTTGTGCATGATCGTTCTCGCACTGAG GCGATTTCTGTTGGACTAAATGTCGTGCGGGAGATATGTTTGCGAATTCCACTG TTGATGACAGAAGATTTGCTGCAAGATCTTGtattatacaaaaaatcaaATGAGAAGTCTGTTTCATCAGCTGCTCGTTCACTTATTAGTTTATTTAGACAG GTTTGCCCCTCACTTCTAATCAAAAAGGATCGTGGCCGCCCTATAAACCCAAAGGCAAGGCCTAAAGCGTTTGGGGAGGTGAATGTTTCTAGCAATGTCTCTGGTGTTGAGTTGTTGCAACAGgatgatgaagaaaatgaggaCGACAATGGAAGTGATGACGACAACGAGATTGAATTTGGTAGTTCTGATAATGATTCTGAAGATGGTACAGAGATTGGTACTGCCTATAGTGGTAGCGAGGATTCTGAAAATCAATGTGGGAGTTCTTCTGAATCTGAAGATGACCTTGATTTAAATTCTGAGAGTATGGACAATATGCAAGAGGAGAATGAATCATCTGGAGATGAAGACGCTACTGACTTATCTGACGACGAGACTGATGTTTGTACTGAAGTCAACAGTGATTATGAGGGAAATCTTGAAGATTCCGAGCATTCACAGAAAGCTAGTGGTAAAAGTGTCATGGATAGTGATGGGGTAAAACGTTCTAAAgcaaagaagagaaagttttCTGATTTTGATGAAGAGTTAAATGCTGCCAGTAAAAGTCTACGCGCTCTTAAAAAACTCGCTGGAGAAAAGGAGGAGCCAGCCTCTGTGGATTTGGATGATTGTATCTTGTCAAATGAGGATTTTAAACGAATTAGAGAGCTGAAG GCAATGAAAGAAGCAAAGATTGCTATGACACAGCATGGTATGTTGCGGAAAGGTGTAGATGGAAAATCAGCGCCATTTAAAATCCCAACCTCAGAGCAGTTGAGTTCCAAGCGCGTGGATGCTGCGAAACTTGAG GCCAACATACGGAAAAAGCTAACCAAGGATGAAAGGCTGGCAATGGTCAAAGCAGGGAGGGAAGAAAGAGAAAAGTATCAATCTCGAGCTGCTACAAAGCAGAAAAAG ACTGGTGGGACAAGCAATAAGCAGAAGCAACACAAAAAGGCCATGCCCATTGCTGCAAAGAGAGCAAAGATAGCAAAATCTCGGCAGGAGAAGAAAAACAAACAGAAGCATGCTAGCAAACAATTTAGGGGGAGGAAAGCATGGAAGTGA
- the LOC108208132 gene encoding protein terminal ear1 homolog, with the protein MEHRTLLNHPGPLDPGAQEFIPQAPFPVATTQIYYSHTYHLPSETLAVQNIAYPAPPAYVSVDQPPLPLALPPASTTPSRVLLLSSVPTDVSESTLRRDLEVFGDVRAVEMERVGEGIVAVHFYDLRHAKTALAEIQKQHMQHQCRVREHFNDVMNMNKNNSPYEVAPLSFPVPLPPPACGLVAGRAVWAQFMVPGIGGYPESYNQGTLVIFNVPPHFPARSLMDIFEEFGCVKELREPPLKRSQRFIEFYDTRDAARAFAVMNGEEINGRHLLIEFSKPVGYNRRFPKSFNCKLNSIPSRPPRSPAFAHSNSTPWQPRVSGRISKSPIATMASLNLKGGGGVENRDRNSNRRGATSSSIGMGGVTNMKHVKSNKAGWSVQKEHDLRFLINEDSIKLSNSSDPRTTVMIKNIPNKYSQKLLLNMLDNHCIHCNQQIDDDEQPLSSYDFVYLPIDFGNKCNVGYGFVNMTSPEATLRLYKAFHHQNWEVFNSRKICEVTYARLQGLEALKEHFKSSKFPSDAEAEDYMPVVFSPPRDGRTLSNPVPITTSKIAFNKNHQEGGDDEAREGEAGGGESDGVNSGDDYDNDVISGGSNSDGL; encoded by the exons ATGGAACACAGGACTCTTCTCAACCACCCCGGACCATTAGACCCCGGTGCACAAGAATTCATACCGCAAGCGCCTTTTCCGGTTGCTACCACCCAAATATATTACTCCCACACATACCATTTACCCTCTGAAACTCTGGCCGTGCAAAACATTGCTTATCCTGCGCCGCCGGCGTACGTTAGCGTGGACCAACCTCCACTCCCCTTAGCCTTGCCGCCGGCGTCGACCACGCCGTCACGGGTACTTTTACTGAGCTCAGTACCTACGGACGTGAGCGAGTCGACGTTGAGAAGAGACTTGGAGGTGTTCGGAGATGTAAGAGCCGTGGAGATGGAGAGAGTCGGAGAAGGAATCGTGGCCGTTCATTTCTATGATCTGAGACATGCAAAGACAGCGCTTGCTGAGATACAAAAGCAACACATGCAACATCAGTGTAGAGTGAGAGAACATTTCAATGATGTGATGAATATGAACAAGAATAATTCTCCGTACGAGGTGGCGCCGCTTAGTTTCCCGGTTCCGCTGCCACCGCCGGCTTGTGGGTTGGTGGCTGGTCGTGCTGTGTGGGCCCAGTTTATGGTTCCTGGGATTGGAGGCTACCCGGAGTCTTACAATCAGGGCACTCTTGTCATTTTCAATGTCCCTCCCCATTTCCCTGCCCGTTCTCTCATGGATATTTTTGAAGAATTTG GATGTGTGAAGGAATTGAGAGAGCCACCACTGAAGCGGAGCCAAAGGTTTATAGAGTTCTATGATACAAGGGATGCAGCCAGGGCTTTTGCCGTGATGAATGGGGAAGAAATCAACGGCAGGCATCTTCTGATTGAATTTAGTAAGCCAGTTGGGTACAACAGAAGGTTCCCAAAATCTTTCAATTGCAAGCTAAATTCTATCCCCAGTCGCCCACCAAGATCTCCAGCATTTGCTCATTCAAATTCCACACCTTGGCAACCCCGTGTCTCGGGCAGGATCTCTAAAAGCCCTATTGCAACAATGGCTTCTTTGAATCTGAAAGGGGGAGGAGGGGTCGAGAATCGGGACAGAAATTCGAATAGAAGGGGTGCAACTAGTAGTAGCATTGGCATGGGCGGCGTCACAAATATGAAGCATGTGAAGAGTAATAAGGCTGGATGGAGTGTTCAGAAAGAGCATGATCTCAGATTCCTGATCAATGAAGATTCTATTAAGTTGTCGAATTCCAGTGATCCAAGAACCACTGTCATGATCAAAAACATCCCCAACAAATACAG CCAGAAGTTATTGCTCAACATGCTGGATAACCACTGCATTCACTGTAACCAGCAGATTGATGACGATGAGCAGCCTTTGTCTTCCTACGACTTTGTCTACCTTCCCATTGATTTTGG GAACAAGTGTAACGTGGGATATGGGTTCGTGAACATGACTTCTCCAGAGGCAACATTAAGGCTTTAcaaagcttttcaccatcaaaaTTGGGAGGTTTTCAACTCAAGAAAAATATGCGAGGTTACTTATGCTAGGTTGCAG GGACTTGAGGCACTGAAAGAGCATTTCAAAAGTTCAAAGTTTCCGAGCGATGCGGAAGCGGAGGATTATATGCCGGTGGTGTTTTCACCGCCTCGAGATGGCCGGACATTGAGTAACCCGGTCCCTATCACCACTAGTAAAATTGCTTTCAACAAGAACCATCAAGAGGGAGGCGATGATGAAGCACGGGAAGGAGAAGCTGGAGGTGGAGAAAGTGACGGTGTGAATAGCGGGGATGACTATGACAATGATGTGATTTCTGGCGGATCCAACAGTGACGGTCTTTAG